One Glycine max cultivar Williams 82 chromosome 4, Glycine_max_v4.0, whole genome shotgun sequence DNA segment encodes these proteins:
- the LOC100816633 gene encoding sulfite exporter TauE/SafE family protein 3: protein MATEVRKKTSRGATTVIWLASWSLIMAYNVCLAERVLKDQKPESFVVKERQGVMNSIIDFFWNDGEPTNDRVWPEMKFGWRIVVGSIVGFFGAALGSVGGVGGGGIFIPMLTLVIGFDAKSSTALSKCMIMGAAVSTVYYNLRFRHPTLDLPVIDYDLALLFQPMLMLGISIGVAFNVMFADWMVTVLLIILFIATSTKALFKGIDTWKKETIMKKEAAKMLESDSSPGYVSEEDYKSLPAGSADPRDEEVPLLKNIYWKELLVLAYVWVAFLIVQIIKTYTKTCSILYWVLNSLQVPIAISVTLYEAICLCNGTRVIASKGKENTDWMKLHKICLYCSCGIIAGIVSGLLGLGGGFILGPLFLELGIPPQVASATSTFAMVFSSSMSVVQYYLLERFPVPYASYFILVATIAALTGQHVVRKIIAIFGRASIIIFVLAFTIFLSAISLGGVGIENMVEKMENNEYMGFANICH from the exons ATGGCTACCGAAGTGAGAAAGAAGACTTCAAGAGGAGCCACAACAGTAATATGGCTGGCCTCGTGGAGCCTTATTATGGCCTACAATGTCTGTTTAGCAGAAAGAGTTTTGAAAGACCAAAAACCTGAGAGTTTTGTTGTCAAAGAAAGGCAAGGAGTTATGAATAGTATAATTGATTTCTTTTGGAACGATGGAGAGCCTACCAATGACCGTGTTTGGCCT GAAATGAAGTTTGGTTGGAGAATTGTAGTAGGGTCGATTGTTGGATTTTTTGGAGCTGCGTTGGGTAGTGTAGGCGGGGTTGGAGGTGGAGGAATTTTCATCCCTATGCTCACTTTGGTCATTGGTTTTGATGCCAAGTCTTCCACAGCCCTTTCTAAGT GTATGATTATGGGAGCAGCGGTATCAACTGTATACTACAACCTGAGGTTTAGACACCCAACACTAGACTTGCCAGTTATAGATTATGATCTGGCTTTGCTCTTCCAGCCTATGCTAATGCTAGGAATAAGCATTGGTGTTGCATTTAATGTCATGTTTGCTGATTGGATGGTGACGGTTTTGCTTATCATCTTATTTATTG CTACATCCACAAAAGCTTTATTCAAAGGCATAGATACATGGAAAAAGGAAACAATTATGAAAAAG GAAGCAGCTAAGATGTTGGAATCAGATTCTTCTCCTGGTT ATGTTTCTGAAGAAGACTATAAGTCTCTACCAGCTGGTTCAGCTGATCCACGAGATGAGGAG GTCCCTTTACTAAAGAACATCTATTGGAAAGAATTATTAGTCCTAGCGTATGTCTGGGTGGCTTTTCTCATTGTTCAGATTATTAAG ACATACACTAAAACTTGCTCCATACTGTACTGGGTTCTTAATTCCTTGCAG GTGCCTATTGCAATCTCGGTTACGCTTTATGAAGCCATATGCTTGTGCAATGGAACTAGAGTGATTGCATCAAAGGGAAAGGAAAATACAGATTGGATGAAGCTTCACAAGATCTGCCTTTACTGTTCCTGTGGAATAATAGCTGGTATAGTTAGTGGATTGCTAGGTCTAGGTGGTGGCTTCATTTTGGGACCACTCTTTCTAGAGTTGGGAATTCCTCCTCAG GTTGCTAGTGCTACATCAACTTTTGCTATGGTTTTCTCTTCCTCCATGTCAGTGGTGCAATATTACCTTCTAGAACGCTTCCCAGTACCCTATG CTTCTTACTTTATTTTGGTTGCAACCATAGCTGCATTAACTGGCCAGCATGTGGTGAGAAAGATAATTGCTATCTTCGGTCGAGCATCCATCATCATCTTTGTACTAGCATTCACCATTTTTTTGAGCGCGATCAGTTTAG GTGGAGTGGGAATTGAGAACATGGTTGAGAAGATGGAAAATAATGAGTATATGGGATTTGCAAATATCTGCCATTAA
- the LOC100799386 gene encoding polyadenylate-binding protein 8 isoform X2 — translation MAQVLENPTIDAAASGANPSLTTISLYVGDLHHDVNDPQLYDLFNQVAQVVSVRICRDVATQQSLGYGYVNFSNAHDAAKAIDVLNFTPLNGKIIRIMYSIRDPSARKSGAANVFIKNLDKAIDHKALYDTFSAFGNILSCKVATDASGQSKGHGFVQFESEESAQNAIDKLNGMLINDKQVFVGPFLRKQDRESALSGTKFNNVFVKNLLDSMTEADLERIFGEYGAITSAVVMRDVDGKSKGFGFVNFANVDDAAKAVEALNGKNFDGKEWYVGKAQKKSERELELKGQHEQITKETVDKYHGTNLYIKNLDDSVGDEELMELFSEFGTITSCKVMRDPNGISRGSGFVSFSIAEGATRALGEMNGKMVAGKPLYVALAQRKEDRRARLQAQFSQSRPAAITPNVSPRMPLYPLGAPAIGQQFLYGQAAPATIPQQHFVPGMRPGGAPNFYVPLVQQGQQGQRPGGHRGSGPMQQLQQPLPLMHQQMLPRGHVYRYPSGSNMQNIQLAGVPGGMVTYGIGQQMPTQALASALANATPEQQRTMLGEALYPLVDKLEHEAAAKVTGMLLEMDQPEVLHLIESPDALKAKVVEAMDVLKKVTQQQSNSPADQLASLSLNDNVES, via the exons atggctCAAGTTCTTGAGAACCCCACCATTGACGCGGCGGCTTCCGGCGCGAACCCCTCGCTGACGACCATCTCGTTGTACGTCGGGGATCTTCACCACGACGTCAACGATCCGCAGCTGTATGATCTCTTCAACCAGGTTGCCCAAGTCGTTTCCGTTCGAATTTGCAGGGACGTGGCCACCCAACAATCCCTTGGTTACGGCTACGTCAATTTCAGCAACGCTCACGATG CCGCAAAAGCAATTGATGTGCTGAATTTCACTCCACTGAACGGCAAAATCATTAGGATAATGTACTCTATTCGGGACCCTAGTGCTCGGAAGAGTGGTGCAGCTAATGTTTTCATAAAG AATTTGGACAAGGCGATTGATCACAAGGCTTTGTACGATACATTTTCGGCTTTTGGGAATATTCTATCTTGCAAGGTTGCGACAGATGCTTCTGGCCAGTCTAAAGGCCATGGTTTTGTGCAGTTTGAGAGTGAAGAATCTGCACAAAATGCAATTGACAAGTTAAACGGCATGCTGATCAATGATAAGCAGGTCTTTGTGGGTCCTTTCCTGCGGAAGCAGGATAGAGAGAGTGCTCTCAGTGGCACAAAGTTTAATAACGTTTTCGTGAAAAACCTGTTGGATTCAATGACTGAGGCTGACTTGGAGAGAATTTTTGGAGAATATGGAGCTATTACTAGCGCTGTAGTGATGAGAGATGTAGATGGTAAATCAAAAGGTTTTGGTTTTGTCAATTTTGCAAATGTAGACGATGCTGCTAAAGCTGTGGAGGCTCTTAATGGAAAGAATTTTGATGGTAAGGAGTGGTATGTTGGAAAAGCCCAGAAAAAGTCTGAAAGGGAGCTTGAACTGAAAGGGCAACATGAACAGATTACAAAGGAGACTGTTGATAAATATCATGGTACAAACTTGTATATCAAGAACTTGGATGATAGTGTTGGTGATGAAGAACTCATGGAACTGTTCTCTGAGTTTGGTACGATAACCTCATGCAAG GTTATGCGAGATCCAAATGGAATTAGTAGAGGATCTGgatttgtttcattttcaattGCTGAGGGAGCAACTCGGGCT CTTGGTGAGATGAATGGTAAAATGGTTGCTGGCAAACCTCTCTATGTTGCCCTTGCACAGAGAAAAGAAGATAGAAGAGCAAGGTTACAG GCACAATTTTCACAATCGAGGCCTGCTGCAATAACCCCTAATGTTTCACCTCGAATGCCTCTATACCCTCTAGGGGCTCCTGCGATAGGACAACAATTTTTGTATGGGCAAGCAGCTCCAGCCACGATACCTCAA CAGCATTTTGTTCCTGGAATGAGGCCAGGTGGTGCTCCAAACTTCTATGTTCCACTGGTTCAGCAGGGTCAACAGGGACAGCGCCCAGGAGGACACCGAGGATCAGGTCCTATGCAACAGCTCCAGCAGCCATTGCCATTGATGCACCAACAG ATGCTTCCAAGGGGACATGTCTATCGATATCCTTCTGGCTCCAATATGCAAAATATTCAACTGGCAGGAGTACCTGGAGGAATGGTCACTTATGGCATTGGTCAACAAATGCCCACGCAGGCCCTGGCCTCGGCCCTTGCCAATGCTACTCCTGAACAGCAGAGGACT ATGCTTGGTGAAGCTTTATACCCGTTAGTAGATAAGCTGGAGCATGAAGCAGCAGCAAAGGTTACTGGTATGCTCTTAGAGATGGATCAGCCTGAGGTATTACATCTGATTGAGTCACCGGATGCTCTCAAGGCTAAAGTTGTTGAGGCCATGGATGTGTTGAAGAAAGTTACACAGCAGCAATCAAACAGCCCAGCCGATCAACTGGCTTCACTCTCTCTGAATGATAATGTCGAGTCTTAA
- the LOC100799386 gene encoding polyadenylate-binding protein 8 isoform X3, translating to MAQVLENPTIDAAASGANPSLTTISLYVGDLHHDVNDPQLYDLFNQVAQVVSVRICRDVATQQSLGYGYVNFSNAHDAAKAIDVLNFTPLNGKIIRIMYSIRDPSARKSGAANVFIKNLDKAIDHKALYDTFSAFGNILSCKVATDASGQSKGHGFVQFESEESAQNAIDKLNGMLINDKQVFVGPFLRKQDRESALSGTKFNNVFVKNLLDSMTEADLERIFGEYGAITSAVVMRDVDGKSKGFGFVNFANVDDAAKAVEALNGKNFDGKEWYVGKAQKKSERELELKGQHEQITKETVDKYHGTNLYIKNLDDSVGDEELMELFSEFGTITSCKVMRDPNGISRGSGFVSFSIAEGATRALGEMNGKMVAGKPLYVALAQRKEDRRARLQAQFSQSRPAAITPNVSPRMPLYPLGAPAIGQQFLYGQAAPATIPQHFVPGMRPGGAPNFYVPLVQQGQQGQRPGGHRGSGPMQQLQQPLPLMHQQMLPRGHVYRYPSGSNMQNIQLAGVPGGMVTYGIGQQMPTQALASALANATPEQQRTMLGEALYPLVDKLEHEAAAKVTGMLLEMDQPEVLHLIESPDALKAKVVEAMDVLKKVTQQQSNSPADQLASLSLNDNVES from the exons atggctCAAGTTCTTGAGAACCCCACCATTGACGCGGCGGCTTCCGGCGCGAACCCCTCGCTGACGACCATCTCGTTGTACGTCGGGGATCTTCACCACGACGTCAACGATCCGCAGCTGTATGATCTCTTCAACCAGGTTGCCCAAGTCGTTTCCGTTCGAATTTGCAGGGACGTGGCCACCCAACAATCCCTTGGTTACGGCTACGTCAATTTCAGCAACGCTCACGATG CCGCAAAAGCAATTGATGTGCTGAATTTCACTCCACTGAACGGCAAAATCATTAGGATAATGTACTCTATTCGGGACCCTAGTGCTCGGAAGAGTGGTGCAGCTAATGTTTTCATAAAG AATTTGGACAAGGCGATTGATCACAAGGCTTTGTACGATACATTTTCGGCTTTTGGGAATATTCTATCTTGCAAGGTTGCGACAGATGCTTCTGGCCAGTCTAAAGGCCATGGTTTTGTGCAGTTTGAGAGTGAAGAATCTGCACAAAATGCAATTGACAAGTTAAACGGCATGCTGATCAATGATAAGCAGGTCTTTGTGGGTCCTTTCCTGCGGAAGCAGGATAGAGAGAGTGCTCTCAGTGGCACAAAGTTTAATAACGTTTTCGTGAAAAACCTGTTGGATTCAATGACTGAGGCTGACTTGGAGAGAATTTTTGGAGAATATGGAGCTATTACTAGCGCTGTAGTGATGAGAGATGTAGATGGTAAATCAAAAGGTTTTGGTTTTGTCAATTTTGCAAATGTAGACGATGCTGCTAAAGCTGTGGAGGCTCTTAATGGAAAGAATTTTGATGGTAAGGAGTGGTATGTTGGAAAAGCCCAGAAAAAGTCTGAAAGGGAGCTTGAACTGAAAGGGCAACATGAACAGATTACAAAGGAGACTGTTGATAAATATCATGGTACAAACTTGTATATCAAGAACTTGGATGATAGTGTTGGTGATGAAGAACTCATGGAACTGTTCTCTGAGTTTGGTACGATAACCTCATGCAAG GTTATGCGAGATCCAAATGGAATTAGTAGAGGATCTGgatttgtttcattttcaattGCTGAGGGAGCAACTCGGGCT CTTGGTGAGATGAATGGTAAAATGGTTGCTGGCAAACCTCTCTATGTTGCCCTTGCACAGAGAAAAGAAGATAGAAGAGCAAGGTTACAG GCACAATTTTCACAATCGAGGCCTGCTGCAATAACCCCTAATGTTTCACCTCGAATGCCTCTATACCCTCTAGGGGCTCCTGCGATAGGACAACAATTTTTGTATGGGCAAGCAGCTCCAGCCACGATACCTCAA CATTTTGTTCCTGGAATGAGGCCAGGTGGTGCTCCAAACTTCTATGTTCCACTGGTTCAGCAGGGTCAACAGGGACAGCGCCCAGGAGGACACCGAGGATCAGGTCCTATGCAACAGCTCCAGCAGCCATTGCCATTGATGCACCAACAG ATGCTTCCAAGGGGACATGTCTATCGATATCCTTCTGGCTCCAATATGCAAAATATTCAACTGGCAGGAGTACCTGGAGGAATGGTCACTTATGGCATTGGTCAACAAATGCCCACGCAGGCCCTGGCCTCGGCCCTTGCCAATGCTACTCCTGAACAGCAGAGGACT ATGCTTGGTGAAGCTTTATACCCGTTAGTAGATAAGCTGGAGCATGAAGCAGCAGCAAAGGTTACTGGTATGCTCTTAGAGATGGATCAGCCTGAGGTATTACATCTGATTGAGTCACCGGATGCTCTCAAGGCTAAAGTTGTTGAGGCCATGGATGTGTTGAAGAAAGTTACACAGCAGCAATCAAACAGCCCAGCCGATCAACTGGCTTCACTCTCTCTGAATGATAATGTCGAGTCTTAA
- the LOC100799386 gene encoding polyadenylate-binding protein 8 isoform X1: MAQVLENPTIDAAASGANPSLTTISLYVGDLHHDVNDPQLYDLFNQVAQVVSVRICRDVATQQSLGYGYVNFSNAHDAAKAIDVLNFTPLNGKIIRIMYSIRDPSARKSGAANVFIKNLDKAIDHKALYDTFSAFGNILSCKVATDASGQSKGHGFVQFESEESAQNAIDKLNGMLINDKQVFVGPFLRKQDRESALSGTKFNNVFVKNLLDSMTEADLERIFGEYGAITSAVVMRDVDGKSKGFGFVNFANVDDAAKAVEALNGKNFDGKEWYVGKAQKKSERELELKGQHEQITKETVDKYHGTNLYIKNLDDSVGDEELMELFSEFGTITSCKVMRDPNGISRGSGFVSFSIAEGATRALGEMNGKMVAGKPLYVALAQRKEDRRARLQAQFSQSRPAAITPNVSPRMPLYPLGAPAIGQQFLYGQAAPATIPQAAFGYQQHFVPGMRPGGAPNFYVPLVQQGQQGQRPGGHRGSGPMQQLQQPLPLMHQQMLPRGHVYRYPSGSNMQNIQLAGVPGGMVTYGIGQQMPTQALASALANATPEQQRTMLGEALYPLVDKLEHEAAAKVTGMLLEMDQPEVLHLIESPDALKAKVVEAMDVLKKVTQQQSNSPADQLASLSLNDNVES, translated from the exons atggctCAAGTTCTTGAGAACCCCACCATTGACGCGGCGGCTTCCGGCGCGAACCCCTCGCTGACGACCATCTCGTTGTACGTCGGGGATCTTCACCACGACGTCAACGATCCGCAGCTGTATGATCTCTTCAACCAGGTTGCCCAAGTCGTTTCCGTTCGAATTTGCAGGGACGTGGCCACCCAACAATCCCTTGGTTACGGCTACGTCAATTTCAGCAACGCTCACGATG CCGCAAAAGCAATTGATGTGCTGAATTTCACTCCACTGAACGGCAAAATCATTAGGATAATGTACTCTATTCGGGACCCTAGTGCTCGGAAGAGTGGTGCAGCTAATGTTTTCATAAAG AATTTGGACAAGGCGATTGATCACAAGGCTTTGTACGATACATTTTCGGCTTTTGGGAATATTCTATCTTGCAAGGTTGCGACAGATGCTTCTGGCCAGTCTAAAGGCCATGGTTTTGTGCAGTTTGAGAGTGAAGAATCTGCACAAAATGCAATTGACAAGTTAAACGGCATGCTGATCAATGATAAGCAGGTCTTTGTGGGTCCTTTCCTGCGGAAGCAGGATAGAGAGAGTGCTCTCAGTGGCACAAAGTTTAATAACGTTTTCGTGAAAAACCTGTTGGATTCAATGACTGAGGCTGACTTGGAGAGAATTTTTGGAGAATATGGAGCTATTACTAGCGCTGTAGTGATGAGAGATGTAGATGGTAAATCAAAAGGTTTTGGTTTTGTCAATTTTGCAAATGTAGACGATGCTGCTAAAGCTGTGGAGGCTCTTAATGGAAAGAATTTTGATGGTAAGGAGTGGTATGTTGGAAAAGCCCAGAAAAAGTCTGAAAGGGAGCTTGAACTGAAAGGGCAACATGAACAGATTACAAAGGAGACTGTTGATAAATATCATGGTACAAACTTGTATATCAAGAACTTGGATGATAGTGTTGGTGATGAAGAACTCATGGAACTGTTCTCTGAGTTTGGTACGATAACCTCATGCAAG GTTATGCGAGATCCAAATGGAATTAGTAGAGGATCTGgatttgtttcattttcaattGCTGAGGGAGCAACTCGGGCT CTTGGTGAGATGAATGGTAAAATGGTTGCTGGCAAACCTCTCTATGTTGCCCTTGCACAGAGAAAAGAAGATAGAAGAGCAAGGTTACAG GCACAATTTTCACAATCGAGGCCTGCTGCAATAACCCCTAATGTTTCACCTCGAATGCCTCTATACCCTCTAGGGGCTCCTGCGATAGGACAACAATTTTTGTATGGGCAAGCAGCTCCAGCCACGATACCTCAA GCTGCATTTGGTTACCAGCAGCATTTTGTTCCTGGAATGAGGCCAGGTGGTGCTCCAAACTTCTATGTTCCACTGGTTCAGCAGGGTCAACAGGGACAGCGCCCAGGAGGACACCGAGGATCAGGTCCTATGCAACAGCTCCAGCAGCCATTGCCATTGATGCACCAACAG ATGCTTCCAAGGGGACATGTCTATCGATATCCTTCTGGCTCCAATATGCAAAATATTCAACTGGCAGGAGTACCTGGAGGAATGGTCACTTATGGCATTGGTCAACAAATGCCCACGCAGGCCCTGGCCTCGGCCCTTGCCAATGCTACTCCTGAACAGCAGAGGACT ATGCTTGGTGAAGCTTTATACCCGTTAGTAGATAAGCTGGAGCATGAAGCAGCAGCAAAGGTTACTGGTATGCTCTTAGAGATGGATCAGCCTGAGGTATTACATCTGATTGAGTCACCGGATGCTCTCAAGGCTAAAGTTGTTGAGGCCATGGATGTGTTGAAGAAAGTTACACAGCAGCAATCAAACAGCCCAGCCGATCAACTGGCTTCACTCTCTCTGAATGATAATGTCGAGTCTTAA